A genomic window from Nicotiana sylvestris chromosome 11, ASM39365v2, whole genome shotgun sequence includes:
- the LOC138880797 gene encoding uncharacterized protein encodes MITAPAATLSAQPARGGGWGDRGHPRGGGHARYYALPARTEVIASDSVITGIVPVCHRDASVLFDLGSTYPYVSSYFAPYLGISRDSLSSPVYMSIPVRDSPIVDRVYQSCLITLSGYDTQADLLLLNMVDFNVILGMDWLSPHYAILDCHAKTVTLAMPGLP; translated from the coding sequence atgattacagcaccagctgCCACTCtatctgctcagccagctagaggtggaggttggggagatagaggtcaccctagagggggaggccatgccagatactatgcccttcctgctcgtacaGAGGTTATTGCTTCTgattctgtcattacaggtattgttccagtctgtcatagagatgcatcggttctattcgatctaggctccacttatccctatgtgtcctcttattttgccccgtatttgggcatatctcgggattctttgagttcccctgtttatatgTCTATTCCTGTGAGAGATTCTcctattgtggaccgcgtttatcagtcgtgtttgatTACTCTTAGTGGTTATGATACCCAAGCCGATTTGTTATTGCTCAATATGGTAGATTttaatgttatcttgggcatggactggttgtcaccacattatgctattcttgattgtcacgccaagactgtgacgctggctatgccaggtttaccgtga